TCGTCGACCAGCTTCTCCACTTCCTCGTTCTTGTAGTTGGAGGAATTGAACAGGTGACCGTGCTTGTAGGCCCAGAAGAAGTAATAGTCCGGATAGTTCAGCCAGCCGCCGAAGTTCTCCAGATGCATGGGCAGCTTCTTCTCCACCAGACAGGCGGTCCGCCAGTTGGCCCCGGGGATCTTGTCCAGGGTCACCTTGATGCCGATCTTGCCCAGGCTTTCCTGGATCAGCAGGGCGGTGGGTTCCTGCCAATCGGCCAGGCCCAGGTTATAGGACAAGGTGGTCTCGAAGCCATCGGGCAGGCCCGCCTCGGCCAACAGGGCCTTGGCCTTGTCAAGATTGGTGTCATAGGGGAACGGCTGCGGCCAGGCGGTGGTCGAAGGCATTTTTTCTGTGCCGCCGTACATGGGCTTGCCGCGTCCATAAGCCGAAGTGGAGACGATATCCTTGTAGGGCAGCGCAAAGGCGATGGCCTGGCGGACCTTCACGTTGTCGAAGGGCTTGTGCTTCAGGTTGAGCCCCAGCACATGCAGGCAGTTGTCGATGGGTGCGCCGGAAATGGCGACCTTGCCGCCCGCAGCCAGTTCCTTGGCATCCTTGGCCGGGCAGTTCATGTAGAGGTCGGCATCGCCGCGCTCGGTCAGCGCCCGACGGGTGGAAGCCGACGGCACCTCGCGGACGATGACTCGCTGCACGCCCGGTTTCGGGCCCAGGGCCCAATCCTCGTTGCGCTCATAGACGAACTGCTGACCCGCGTCCCAGCGGGCGATCTTGAAGGCGCCGGACCCGGCGGGGTTCTTATGCAGGTACTCGGTGGCCCAGGGGTCGTCCTTGGTGGCCTTGGATTTGGCGACCTTGGAATTGATGATGAAGGGGATGGGTACGCAGAGATCCGGCAGGGTCAGCTTCGATGGCTTGGGAATATCGATGCGGAAGGTCATGTGGTCGACCACCACGAACTGCTCCGGCTTGGTCATGGACCCGGCCTTCATCTGCACCGCCGGGAAGCCGCCCAGGCTCACGGCGCGATCGAAGGACCATTTGACGTCTTGGGCGGTGACCGGGGATCCATCCCAAAACTTGGCTTTCGGATTGATCTTGAAGGTATAGGACTTGCCGTCGTCGGAAACGGTCCAGGATTCCGCCACTTCCGGCTCGATCTTGGTGGAATCATAGGCCATGGAGCCGTCTTCCAGGGTCTTGACGCCAAATCGGACCAACCGGTCATAAATATTGACGGTGATCTGGTAGCTGGGACGATTGGTGCCCTTGCGGTGCAGGTCCAGGCTGTTGATGCCATGGCCGGTGACCACCACCAGGGTATCCTTGCGCCCCGCCGCCTCGGCGGGAAGATACTTCAGAAACGGCAGCACCGAGGCGCCGGTGGCGACACCCATGGTTTTGAGAAAGTCACGTCTTTGCATGATTTGGCTCCTTGCAGCTTGTCTTGATCAGGAAAGGGATTGCAGATAGGCGCGCCAGCCACCGTGTTCGGTGACCTCCATGGCGCCTTCGATACCGATGGGCTCGCAGATGAACCCTTTGACTTGGGAACCGTCTTCCAGGGTGACGGTGCCGATGCCCAGGGGATGGGGAATGCCCGAAAGGAACGCGCCGACCTGGTCGGTCGGGACCGCCCAGACTTCCAGGGCGATGGACGTTCCGCCCGGATCGCGAATCAGGCCGGGGCGATGGGGTGGACCGCCGGGCAGGCTATAAAGTTTGTATTCCGGCGCGGTTTGGCCCGCGAACAAGAAGCGGGCGCCGAGCTTGGTCAATTCGCCATTCAACGGCAGGCCGGACATATGGGCCCCCACGGCGGCCAAGGCGATTTCTCCCGCCCCTGCCTTGGGGGGTATGGGCTTCGCGTCCGCCAGAGCCCATCCGGTGGCGCCCGTCATGCCGCCGCAGCGGCGATGGAGGGCACTGGCGAGGGTGGCAATCTGTCCGTCTTGTCCGGCGCCGGACAAGAGAGTCACGCTGCCCGGGCGCCCGTCTCGTCGGGGTTGAGTGGGAACGGCAATGCCGCACAAATCCAACAGATTGACAAAATTGGTATAGGTGCCGAGCCGCGTGTTGGGCGTCACGGGATCCTGTTTCAATTCCTCGACGGTGACGAAGGTCGGCAGGGTCGGCACGCAAAACATGTCCACCGATTGGATAAGCGGCGCCACCAGCCGTTTCAGATCCTGCAAACGATAGAAACCGCGAAATACATCGGCGGCGGATAGAGTCTCGGCGGCTTGAATGATCTGTCGGGTGGCCGGGAATAACGCCTTGGGGTTGTCGCGCAGCAGGTCCTCGATCACCGTATAGCGCTCGGCGACCCAGGCCCCGTTATAAAGCATGTTGGCGACTTGATAGAGCGGTTCAAAATCCATCTCGACGATGGTTCCGCCCAGGGCGGTGATGTCATCAAGGACTTCGCTGAAGGAGATGGCCTGGGTCTCGTCACCGAAAAACTGGCGGCTGGCCGGGTCGGGCACGCCAACGGTGAATGCGGGAGCCGGCCGACCTAGCGGCGGCACCGGGATCGGGCGCGCATAGGCATCCGCCGGGTCGAAGCGGGCGGCCACTTGCAAGACTTCGTGGGCTTCCTCCACGCTGAGAGCGAATATGGAAACCGTATCCAAGGTGCGGCAGGCGGGAATAACCCCGCTGGCGGAAATGGCGCCGATGGTCGGTTTCAACCCGACGATCCCGTTGAGTCCCGCCGGAATTCTGCCCGATCCCGCCGTGTCGGTGCCCAGAGCGAACGTGACCAGCCCATGCGCCACCGCAACGGCTGAACCGGAGCTGGAACCGCCGGGTACAATGTCAGGGTCCAAAGCGTTCCTTGGGGCCGCATAGGGGGTGCGGACACCGACCAGCCCGGTGGCGAACTGGTCCAGGTTGGTTTTGCCGATCAGAATGGCGCCCGCCGCGCGCAGGATCGCCACGACAAAGGCGTCTTCTTCGGCGTCGTAGGCAAAGGCCGGGCAGGCGGCCGTGGTCGGTGCGTTTTTCGCGTCGATATTGTCCTTGATGGCAAAGGGAATGCCCCACAGGGGTTTGGCAAGGGGATCAAAAGCTCCAAGAGCGGCGCATTCGGCCCGCACCGCCTGTTTGTCCATCAGGTGGAGGAATATGCCTTCGTCGGCCACCGTTTCAATGCGCCGATAGACTTCTTCGACCACCGAGAGCGGGCTCAGGCCATCCTCATAGGCGGCGTGCAGGTCGGGGATCTGAAAGGATTGGGTTTGCAGCATGATGCACTCTCGTTGGCCAGTCTCATGCGTATCTGATCAGGAGAGGGCGCTTCGATATACTGCTAATTTATCCTCGTTATGATGCGAATATTGCATCACTAGGGGTCCCGAGGGGGGCTTCGGACAAATTCTACCCCCTTGTGACCAAGGGCAGGCAGAGGGCTCCAATCTTCCTCTGATCGTGGCTTGCATGAGGTCGGGGGGCAGTGCTAAAGATGCGCCACCGCTGAAAGCCGTTGGAAGCAATCCAAGGGTCTTTTGGTGAGTCTCAAAGGAATGCGGAGCAAAGGGCCGAATCCTTTAGAGTGTAATGATGGAGAGGTGCCGGAGCGGCTGAACGGGGCGGTCTCGAAAACCGTTGTGGGAGCGATCCCACCCAGGGTTCAAATCCCTGTCTCTCCGCCATTTTCCCGCAGAAGTCCGGGAAACAAGCAATCACCTGAAATCAAACAGTAAATTCTTCTCACTGCTCCAGTTGACTGTTACATTGGGAGCATGGAAAAGATGCCAGGACACCCTCGACTCTACCGCCGCGGAGCGACCTACTACCACCGCGCTGCAATCCCGGTGGACATCAAAGATACGTACCCGAAGTCCGAAGAAACCTTCTCGCTCAAGACGAAGGACCACCACGAAGCCCTGAAGCTGGTGCGCATCGAGGCAGTCCGGGTGGATGCTCTGTTCGACGACCACCGACGCTTGACGGAACGTCGCTCCCGTCCACCCCTTGATGATCTCACCGATGAACAGATCAAACACATCGGTGACGTCTACTACGCCCACCTCCTCGATGAAGATGAAGAAGTGCGCCTTGAAGCCTTCGAGGGCAGATCATTCGACGAGTATGCTGAGGATGTCGATGACTTGGACGAGATCAACCGTCACGACTACGCACGGGGCGAACCGGGGTTCTTCTTCGAGGATGAAGCGGAAGAGGTTCTGAGTTGGGAGAACGTTGACCTCCATTTGGCCCCGGCGTCACCTGGTTGGCGAAAAGTCATTCGCACCCTTCAGGCCGCCAGCATCAAAGCATCCAAGGCAAAGCGACTTCGTAACGAAGGCGAGGTCATCGAAACACCCCAGCTTCAAGTTTCCACTCCCACAGAAAGCAACAGCGCCACGACACCGGTAGCATCAAGCGGCCCCCTGCTCTCGGACTTGGTCGAAGAATGGGCAACGGAGAAGGCACGAACTTCCTGGGTACCGAAGACCGAACGGGAACACCGTGTCTGGAAGGGTCACTTCATCGACCTTGCTGGCGACCGGCCTCTCACTACCTACGGGAAGGAAGATGGTCGAGCCTTCAAGCAGGTCTTGATGAACCTACCCGCAAACTGGAACAAGCACCTCCAGTTGAAGGGGCTGTCGCTGTCGGAAGCAGCTGATCGAGCGAAGGCGCTGGAGATGCCACCGATGTCAGACAGCAACCTGAACAAGATCATCGGCTGCGTAGCTGCTTTCTGGTCTTGGGCTGACAACAACTACGATGATTGCCCAGACAACCCCTTCAAGGGCCTCAAGGTGAAGAAGAGCAAGCGTAGCGTCCGGGATGAACGCAATCCGTTCACGCTGGACGAACTGAAGGCCATCTTCGCCGCGCCTGTGTACACGGGATGCAGGTCCGTGCGGGAGTGGTCAAAGCCCGGTGACATTGTGCCCCGTGACGCCGGAATCTACTGGGTGCCATTGGTCAGCCTGTTCAGCGGAGCGCGAGCCGGTGAGGTCATCCAGTTGTACGTCGATGATGTACGCCAGGAGGACGGTATCTGGTATCTGGACGTCAACGACGACGGCGATGACAAGCGCCTGAAGACGGCCCACAGCCATCGTGTAGTTCCCCTGCACCAAACCCTGATTGACCTTGGCTTCCTGACGCATGTTGCCCAACGGCGAAAGCAAGGGAAGCAACGTCTGTTCCCCGATCTGAAGATGGGTGCGGATGGCTACTACTCGTCGCCCTTCTCGAAACACTTCAACAGGTTCCTGAAGGCGGTGGGCATCAAGAACCGCCGCAACGCCTTCCACTCGTTCCGCCATTGCTTCGAGGATGCTTGTCGTGACTCCGACATCTCCAAGGAAGTAATGGATGCCCTGCAGGGCCATGGTGAGGAAGGCATGTCCGGTCGGTACGGACGGGGGTTTGTCCTGAAGAAGCTGGCGGAGGCCATGAGCCAACTGCGTTACGACGGACTGGACCTGTCGCACCTCACATAGGGAACGACCAGTTTCAGGCAGAAAAATGTGAGCGGGTATATCTACTCGGCAAGACCGAAAACTCCCCCCGTACCCCCGATTTTTTTTGCGACAGGAGTGGCCCCTGCGCCCCCTGCACCCCAGGAGCACACGGGAGTACGGTTGAGCACCGGAGCACCGGAGCACCCAGGAACACAGCGAAATCGCCGTAATTCATTGATAATGCGCGAGAAAACCAACGAGCCGATTCCATCTCGGTATTTGGCATTGACACAAATGTGTCATACTGAGCATAATGAGTAAGCACCTTCAATGTCCCTTATAGGCATCCCAGTGACATCTAAGTCTTTGAGTTTAAAGGAAAAAGACGATACAAAAAAGGTGAAGGTCGCCGCCACCCAGGGTCCAAACCTGGGCTTTGGGCGCAAGGCCCGGTGAGGGTTTCGGGGTGGGTCTCCAACGCCCACCCCAACTCCACCTCTTCACGAAGGAGAAATGGTAATGCCGACAACGCTGACAACCAAGAAGCAGATGCGCAAAATCGAACGCAAGAAGCTAGAGATGCGGGAGCGCCTCTGGGGGAAGATTGAACCAGAGAACCTGTGGGAAGGAGACGCGGACAAGCCTGGCTGGCTTCTTGTGCCAAGGGCCATGCCCCTGATCTTGCGGATCATGGACGACCTCTCCAACGGTAAACCGGTCTCGTCCGTTTACCTTGATCTATGGTTTCGTACGTTCAACAACGACGCGTACGTCGTGACGAACAAACAGCAAGAGATGGCCTTCAGCGCGGGGTTCGGCGGACAGCGAGCGGTCCGCACATGGCGAGATCGTGTCAAAATCCTCGCCGACCTTGGTTTCATCGACATCAAGGAGGGACCGTCTGGCCCAATCAGCTACGTCCTGATCTGGAACCCGTACAAGGTTATCAAGCGCCACTACGAGAACAAAACGCCGGGCCTTCAAGAGGCGGCGTACAACGCGTTGATGGAGCGGGTGATCGAGATCGGGGCTTCTGACCTCGATTGAGGGGTACAGGAAGGTCAAACGAACGTTACGGAATTTTGTACTGCTGAGGTTTCGCCATGAAGATCGTCGCTTACCATCGCGTATCCACCACCAAGCAAGGCTCCAGTGGCCTGGGCCTGGAAGCACAGACACGGGCCATCGAGGAATACGCCCGGAGCAAGGGCGGGACGCTTGTTGGCTCATTCACCGAGGTTGAGAGCGGCAAGAACAACGACCGGCCCGAACTGGAGAAGGCGCTGCACCTTGCCAAGGTAACCGGGGCAACGTTGGTGATCGCCAAGCTGGACCGCCTGTCACGCAATGCTGCCTTTCTACTGACACTGCGGGACAGCGGGGTGGCGTTCATTGCGGCTGACATGCCGGAAGCCAACGACCTGACGGTGGGCATCATGGCCCTTGTGGCGCAGCAGGAGCGGGAGGCCATCTCCAAGCGCACCAAGGAGGCCCTGGCGGCTGCCAAGGCGCGTGGTGTGAAACTGGGCAACCCCAACGGGGCCGCGTCTCTTCGTCGCGCTGGCAGGGGGAACAAGGCCGCCGTGAGGTCCATTCAAGCGGGCGCGAATCAACACGCCACCAACCTCGCCCCGGTCATTGACGCTCTACGCGAAGAGGGCATCAAGAGCCTTGGCGCTGTGGCGGAAGCCCTGAACGAGCGAGGCATGTTGACGCCTCGTGGTGGCCGCTGGCACAAGTCTTCGGTGCGGAATCTGCTGGATCGGCTGGAGCGTATCGCGGCTTGATCGTTCAGGTAGTGGTGCTGATCTCCCATTCCGCGTAAGATCAACAACAAGAACAATGAGGGGGAAGTCGTGGTAACCGGTGACGTAGAAAAAAGACTGTGGGCAGCCGCAGACCAGCTGTGGGCCAACACAGGACTGAAACCCAGCGAGTTCTCCACCCCTGTCCTGGGCCTGATCTTCCTTCGCTACGCCGAGAAGAAGTACGCCCAAGCCGAAGACAAGTTGGGGCCGGTTGGCTCTGGCGGTCGCCGTAAGATCAGCAAGGCCGACTACGAAGCCGAGGGCGTGATATTCCTACCACCCGAGGCCCGTTTCTCCCACCTCCTGTCGCTGACTGAGGGCGACAACATCGGCAAGGCCATCAACGAGGCCATGAAGGCCGTTGAGGACGAGAACGCGGACCTCAAGGGCGCACTGCCCCGCACCTATACCCAGATCGAGAACTCCGTCCTGGTGGAACTCTTGAAGCTGTTGGCTCCGGTGGACCTAACCGGTGACGCCTTCGGCAAGGTCTACGAATACTTCCTCGGCAACTTTGCCATGGCCGAGGGTCAGAAGGGCGGTGTCTTCTACACCCCGGAAGCCATCGTGAAGCTGATCGTGGAAATCATCGAGCCTTACCACGGGCGCATCTACGACCCGGACTATGCGCCCCAAGGCTCTCTGTCGCTGAAACCTTGGATTGCCAACGACCAGGGACTACAGATTCCGGCCAATTTGAATCTGTCGGTGGAAACCGCGCCGGAACCCTATGCGGCGCAACTAGCCTCCCTGGATACCCAGGTCGGCGCTCTGTTTCCGCGTCAGCCCATGAAGGATACGTCCGGGGCCTCGGCCATGGATCCCAAGACCCAGATTGCCAGCCTGCATGGGGTGTCGGTTTTGGATGTGGCCAAAAGACCGATGGATCAGGTCATCGGGCTTGCCCTGACCCGGGGAGCCGTGACCGAAGACGAGGCCGCCGCGTTGACCCTGGCGATTGCTTCCCATGTCAATTTGCAGGGCACGCCGGCTTTGACGGCCGTGGAGGCGGCCCGGGAGTCTGGAAGCGCGCCAAACCTGATTCTCTCCGCCGCCTTGACCATGAAGGGGCCGAAATCAGTGCAAGCCTCGCGTCAGGCGGTCCGGGTCCTGATTGAGCTTTTCGGCCAGGCCGGGATTGCGTCGCCGAAAGAAGCTCGGGTCGCATTTCCCGACATGGACACCGAATGGGCGCCCCTTTTCTCCCAGGAGACCGAGGATGCCTCAGCCAAGTCGCTGGTCACCGCGGCCACCGAACGGGGGCTGAAATCAATCTTCGTGGACTATGTGTCATCCCTCCCCGGACATCCGACCAAAGCCGGGGTCTTGGCCGCACTGTCGGCAACGGTTGGCTGGCGGTCCCTGATGCGCAAGCGTATTTCCCGGCAGTCGCTGATCAATCTCCCGTGGATGCTTGATCTCCTGGGTACCCAGATCGGCGCGGCGGTCCCGGCGGCGGAACACGGGTCAGAGACATTCCGCGGTGTGGCCATGGATCGCATGCTCGGACATCTCTCTTTGAGCGAGATTGCTTTTGATGCCCTGGTGGGCGAGGAAGCCCGACCAGAGGATCTGCTGGCATTTCAGGTGCTGCTCGGCCTTTTGATCACCAATGGCCCGGGGGCCATCTCGGCCCAGGGTGCCAAGGGCGCGGTTTCGGCGGACGGACCGGCCACCCCGGACCGGGTCCAACTGAATAAGGCCATGGTTGGCTTTCTCACCCATACCGGATTCGCCCATGGCGGCAATGGCTTCGAGGGCATTGCTTTCCTTGCCGAGCGGTTCAAGGGTAGCGGCCTGAAAGACCCCGGCGACGCGCAGCATGGACTATCGCTGACCGAGATCGCCGATAGTTTCGTCCAGCAGTATGCCGCCGAAAAAAAAGCGGCCAAGGCCGTCGGATCCAATGTGACCGCCGTTCCCGGGATCAACCATCCGGTATTCAAGAATAAGCCGGTCAACCTGGACCCGCGCGAGGCCTTCATTCGCGACTTTTTTGCCGAACGGGACGAAACCAACATTTTCCTGGATTTCTACCATATCCTGGTGGAACGGCTTTTCGAATTGGGCGTCACCCGCAACGTGTTCTGCGTGAACATTGACGCGGTTATCGCCGCCGCCCTGTTCAAGCTGTTCTGGCCCCGCTATCGGGATGGCAAAATATCGGACGCTGAAATGGAAACGGCGGCCTTTACCATCTTCTTGTTCGGGCGCATGACGGGGTGCGCGGCGGAGATCGATGATCACCTGAATCGCGGCCGCAACATGGATACCCGGACTGCCGCTTCGGCCTGTCACTTCGTCTCATAGACTTTAAAGCAAGGACAGGAATTCACCGACCACCGGCGAGACATCCTGGGCCTTGGGAAAGACGCAGATCAAGCGGCGATCGGCCCAGGCATCGGTCAGAGGTGCCCCAACCAAGCCCTCCAGCTCCAGGTAGGGTTTGACCGAGCTTTCACGAAGGAAGCCGAGGCCAAGGCCGGCACTGACACAGCTGCGGAGGGCGTCGAACCGCGCCACGCGGATGCGGCGTTTGGGCTGTCGGCCAGCCTTGCGGGTGGCGTTGGCGACCAGTTCATCCAGCACGCCGCCTTCGTGAAGGGAAAGATGCTCGAAATCCAGGGTTTCCGAAAAAGCGATGGGCGCCTCTGATTGACGCCCTTCGAACAAAGGATGACCCTTTTCGCCAACCACCCATACCGGATCGCTGGCATAGGGGCGGACATCGAATCCCCGCGTGTCAGACGTATCGGCAATGACCACCAGATCAGCCAGATCCTCGCGCAATTGACGGATCCCGTCGGCGGAATAGATTTCCGTCAGGGTCACATCGACGCTGGGAAAGGTATCTTGAAAGACTTTCAGGACCTTGGGGAGCCGACCGGCCATGACGGAGGTTACCGCCGCGAGACGCAACTCGCCGGCCTTGCCTTCGGAATAGCGCTTCAGTTCGGCGCGCACGTTGGCAAAGTGGTTGAGGCTGGTTTCGCAATGGCCGGCAAACACTTGACCCGCCGGGGTCAGGGTGGCACCCGCCGGGGTTCGGCGGATCAGCGTGATACCCAGGTCGTGTTCCAGGTCGCTGATGCGGCGGCTGACGGCGGATGCCGCGATATGTTCGTTGCGGGCCGCAGCACCAATGCTGCCAGCCCTGGCGATGGCGAGAAAGACCCGCAGCGTAACGATATCGAAGCTTTGCATTCGCCCAGCTTACTTCAGATATCCCAGTTGGCGAAGGGCTTCACGATTGACCGGACGACCAGATTCGAACAGAGCCGCCGCCTGGTGCGCGGCATTCAAGGATTTTTCGGTCTCCCGGAGAGTATTGGCGATACGGTGCATGGTTTCGGCCAAGACTTCGAGAGGGTGGAACTGGAAGGAGAGGTTTAAGGTATGCATGACTTGGTTTCCGTTGGAGGGAGGGTTGTTGAAAGAAACCATACGCCCTTCCCGCCCATGCCAGGTAGTGCCCGATGACGAACGGCCCATTCGCGTTTGGGCATGACGAACGAATGGTCTCAAACACCCGGTGGTCCCGATCCCAGCGGAATGGCAAGCGAGAGAGTGGCGCCCACTTCAGAGGGTTCAATGCTGACAGATCCGCCGTGGCGTTGGGCGATTTCCATCACGATCGCCAAACCAAGACCACTCCCTTCTCCGGGCTCCACCTGCCCGAAGCGGGAGAAGGCGATGTCGCTGTCCGACGGGTCCAGGCCCTTTCCTTTGTCTGAGACCGATACAATCCCCCGGCCGTCGACCGAGGCAACGCTGACGAGGATTCTCCTGTTCCCGGGGCCCGCATGTTTCAAAGCGTTGTCGATCAGGTTATGCACCGCTTCTTGAAGCAGGATTTTATGCGCGAAGACAGAGAGGGCGGAGGGGTGAGGATGGAAGCCGAACTCGATATCGGCATCCAATACCGCTTCGGCATTGCGTTCACAGACCTCCCGGACAATCTGATTCAAATCACCAATCTCGAATCGGCTATGGCCTGTCTGCCCC
The sequence above is drawn from the Magnetospira sp. QH-2 genome and encodes:
- a CDS encoding ABC transporter substrate-binding protein; the protein is MQRRDFLKTMGVATGASVLPFLKYLPAEAAGRKDTLVVVTGHGINSLDLHRKGTNRPSYQITVNIYDRLVRFGVKTLEDGSMAYDSTKIEPEVAESWTVSDDGKSYTFKINPKAKFWDGSPVTAQDVKWSFDRAVSLGGFPAVQMKAGSMTKPEQFVVVDHMTFRIDIPKPSKLTLPDLCVPIPFIINSKVAKSKATKDDPWATEYLHKNPAGSGAFKIARWDAGQQFVYERNEDWALGPKPGVQRVIVREVPSASTRRALTERGDADLYMNCPAKDAKELAAGGKVAISGAPIDNCLHVLGLNLKHKPFDNVKVRQAIAFALPYKDIVSTSAYGRGKPMYGGTEKMPSTTAWPQPFPYDTNLDKAKALLAEAGLPDGFETTLSYNLGLADWQEPTALLIQESLGKIGIKVTLDKIPGANWRTACLVEKKLPMHLENFGGWLNYPDYYFFWAYKHGHLFNSSNYKNEEVEKLVDDTLHMAVDDPQYAVNVKKMMAIAFEDVPRIPLYQPYLDSAMQKNVGGYASWFHRQLDVRALSKG
- the atzF gene encoding allophanate hydrolase; this translates as MLQTQSFQIPDLHAAYEDGLSPLSVVEEVYRRIETVADEGIFLHLMDKQAVRAECAALGAFDPLAKPLWGIPFAIKDNIDAKNAPTTAACPAFAYDAEEDAFVVAILRAAGAILIGKTNLDQFATGLVGVRTPYAAPRNALDPDIVPGGSSSGSAVAVAHGLVTFALGTDTAGSGRIPAGLNGIVGLKPTIGAISASGVIPACRTLDTVSIFALSVEEAHEVLQVAARFDPADAYARPIPVPPLGRPAPAFTVGVPDPASRQFFGDETQAISFSEVLDDITALGGTIVEMDFEPLYQVANMLYNGAWVAERYTVIEDLLRDNPKALFPATRQIIQAAETLSAADVFRGFYRLQDLKRLVAPLIQSVDMFCVPTLPTFVTVEELKQDPVTPNTRLGTYTNFVNLLDLCGIAVPTQPRRDGRPGSVTLLSGAGQDGQIATLASALHRRCGGMTGATGWALADAKPIPPKAGAGEIALAAVGAHMSGLPLNGELTKLGARFLFAGQTAPEYKLYSLPGGPPHRPGLIRDPGGTSIALEVWAVPTDQVGAFLSGIPHPLGIGTVTLEDGSQVKGFICEPIGIEGAMEVTEHGGWRAYLQSLS
- a CDS encoding site-specific integrase, translated to MEKMPGHPRLYRRGATYYHRAAIPVDIKDTYPKSEETFSLKTKDHHEALKLVRIEAVRVDALFDDHRRLTERRSRPPLDDLTDEQIKHIGDVYYAHLLDEDEEVRLEAFEGRSFDEYAEDVDDLDEINRHDYARGEPGFFFEDEAEEVLSWENVDLHLAPASPGWRKVIRTLQAASIKASKAKRLRNEGEVIETPQLQVSTPTESNSATTPVASSGPLLSDLVEEWATEKARTSWVPKTEREHRVWKGHFIDLAGDRPLTTYGKEDGRAFKQVLMNLPANWNKHLQLKGLSLSEAADRAKALEMPPMSDSNLNKIIGCVAAFWSWADNNYDDCPDNPFKGLKVKKSKRSVRDERNPFTLDELKAIFAAPVYTGCRSVREWSKPGDIVPRDAGIYWVPLVSLFSGARAGEVIQLYVDDVRQEDGIWYLDVNDDGDDKRLKTAHSHRVVPLHQTLIDLGFLTHVAQRRKQGKQRLFPDLKMGADGYYSSPFSKHFNRFLKAVGIKNRRNAFHSFRHCFEDACRDSDISKEVMDALQGHGEEGMSGRYGRGFVLKKLAEAMSQLRYDGLDLSHLT
- a CDS encoding recombinase family protein; the protein is MKIVAYHRVSTTKQGSSGLGLEAQTRAIEEYARSKGGTLVGSFTEVESGKNNDRPELEKALHLAKVTGATLVIAKLDRLSRNAAFLLTLRDSGVAFIAADMPEANDLTVGIMALVAQQEREAISKRTKEALAAAKARGVKLGNPNGAASLRRAGRGNKAAVRSIQAGANQHATNLAPVIDALREEGIKSLGAVAEALNERGMLTPRGGRWHKSSVRNLLDRLERIAA
- a CDS encoding type I restriction-modification system subunit M N-terminal domain-containing protein, producing the protein MVTGDVEKRLWAAADQLWANTGLKPSEFSTPVLGLIFLRYAEKKYAQAEDKLGPVGSGGRRKISKADYEAEGVIFLPPEARFSHLLSLTEGDNIGKAINEAMKAVEDENADLKGALPRTYTQIENSVLVELLKLLAPVDLTGDAFGKVYEYFLGNFAMAEGQKGGVFYTPEAIVKLIVEIIEPYHGRIYDPDYAPQGSLSLKPWIANDQGLQIPANLNLSVETAPEPYAAQLASLDTQVGALFPRQPMKDTSGASAMDPKTQIASLHGVSVLDVAKRPMDQVIGLALTRGAVTEDEAAALTLAIASHVNLQGTPALTAVEAARESGSAPNLILSAALTMKGPKSVQASRQAVRVLIELFGQAGIASPKEARVAFPDMDTEWAPLFSQETEDASAKSLVTAATERGLKSIFVDYVSSLPGHPTKAGVLAALSATVGWRSLMRKRISRQSLINLPWMLDLLGTQIGAAVPAAEHGSETFRGVAMDRMLGHLSLSEIAFDALVGEEARPEDLLAFQVLLGLLITNGPGAISAQGAKGAVSADGPATPDRVQLNKAMVGFLTHTGFAHGGNGFEGIAFLAERFKGSGLKDPGDAQHGLSLTEIADSFVQQYAAEKKAAKAVGSNVTAVPGINHPVFKNKPVNLDPREAFIRDFFAERDETNIFLDFYHILVERLFELGVTRNVFCVNIDAVIAAALFKLFWPRYRDGKISDAEMETAAFTIFLFGRMTGCAAEIDDHLNRGRNMDTRTAASACHFVS
- a CDS encoding LysR family transcriptional regulator, which gives rise to MQSFDIVTLRVFLAIARAGSIGAAARNEHIAASAVSRRISDLEHDLGITLIRRTPAGATLTPAGQVFAGHCETSLNHFANVRAELKRYSEGKAGELRLAAVTSVMAGRLPKVLKVFQDTFPSVDVTLTEIYSADGIRQLREDLADLVVIADTSDTRGFDVRPYASDPVWVVGEKGHPLFEGRQSEAPIAFSETLDFEHLSLHEGGVLDELVANATRKAGRQPKRRIRVARFDALRSCVSAGLGLGFLRESSVKPYLELEGLVGAPLTDAWADRRLICVFPKAQDVSPVVGEFLSLL